The following nucleotide sequence is from Tiliqua scincoides isolate rTilSci1 chromosome 15, rTilSci1.hap2, whole genome shotgun sequence.
ccctgcccacagacTTCTATAATATCTGACACAGTTGCTATTCATCCCTTTGGCTTTGTTAGTGAGAGCGGCAGAGAGGCTGCCCTTAGCATCTGATCTGTGTCACCAACGGTTTGCTTTTGGTGCAGACGGGAGGGCTGGAAGCAGCCCTCGGAGGGGCACCCCTGTTGAATCCACGCTTATCAGAACTGGGTCCACTGCACCAGTGTGATGGCTGGGAATTTGGAGCCCTGTGCCAGCCAAACAGCAAGCCTGGGCTGGACAGACCAGTGTCCTTGGTTCAGCTAAAGGAGGACTGGGCAAAAGATGTGTAGATGCGAAGGCCCAGCTAGCCGGAGTGGGTGCCTTCTGAATGgtgtccccttcccttccagtcgtGGAGTGGATCCCCACCCAGTTCCGCACCATCACAATTGCGTTCACGGGTTTCGCGTACACGGCAGGCCAGATCCTCCTCGCAGGCGTGTCCTACAGCGTCCGGGACTGGCGTTGGCTGCAGCTGGCTGTGTCGGCGccgttcttcctcttcctcctctactCCTGGTAAGTGCTGCCAAGGCAGGGCCTCTCTCCTTTGTCTTCCCAGTGCTGCAGCCAGAGGGATGGGGAAACAGTAGTGTGCAATGGTTGGAGGAGGAGTGGGAAGCGACATTCATGGGAAGTCCCCAGGGCATGGTCTACAGGAAGCCTTGCTGGGTCTGCTTGGAgcctgggtggggggtggggctgtctggagcagggctggcctgagaCAGTATGCCAAAcgtggaggagagtgatggagtccaggctggccttaggagctgcggggtccAGCCAGAAACATTTCTGGCGAGGCCCAGGTtgacagccaaggtctgtagaatcttaaaaATGTCAATATATTATGGACTTTACATCTCtcgggcagaatggaaagcattcagaatgtgcattttaaaagcGCATGCAGGTTAATGGGCCAAATGGATCTCAGCACATTTTAATGCAAAATTGCATACATGGAAGCCTACAAGTgagtgtatttgacaagactagagtaggtTGTGCTAGTGCAAGGGGCCCTTAGGCACAGAGCCCAGCTGGGAGCAAGCCGGCCCTGGGTGGGGTTAGACACTGGATGGAAGCATGTGCCCCCCGCCAGTCTCCCTGAACTGGCCCTCAACCAGATGCAAGCCGGAGCCAAGGAATGGAAGAGCAGTGTGATACACAcaaggcagagaaggggaggCATTTTAAGGGCCTTCAGAGTCAAACAAAATACACGAGAGTACCGTAGAAAACACTGTTGTGTGGAAAATGGCCAATGCTGTGGGGTTAAGTCCAGGAGGAACGATCTGTTGCCTCCGAGGTCAATGCCTCGGAGTTTTGAAAGAGGTGAGATTGATTTGGCGAACAAGAGCCTGTCCCAGGGTTTCCCCACCATTCGTGACTGGCCCAGTCGGGAGGCTAAcggaggcagttgcctcaggaaggGAATTGGCAGAGGGTGTTgacttccctccttccttctgcctgccttcacttcccctcctcccagagaagaggggaatggggcagaagaggaagtgcggaggtcTCAAAATCAAGCCCActgttctcctctcctcctcgCTCCCTCAGCTGCTCTAGCCtgttcctctcctctccctgcttcccctccTGCTGCTTTTTCGTCTCCTTTTCatttccagggagcaggaggagtggCGGAAGTGGGCAGTGATGCACCACAAGCAGCGGGGCAGCAGCTGATGCCCCGTTAAGGTGCTGGGGGATCTCTGGCTGGCCCCAGAGCGGTTTCGGGAATGATCTCGGGTGTCGGCTGAGGTGACGCGGCTGGTCTCCTTCCTGCACAGGTGGTTTGCAGAGTCCGCCCGCTGGCTCCTCCTGTCCAAAAAGGCCGACCGGGCCGTCCCGATTCTCCAGAGGGTTGCGCGCATCAATGGGAAGGAGGAAGCTGGAGCTCAGATcactgctgaggtgaggaggAGAGGGGCAGAGGTGGCCCAGCTGTGTCCTTGGCTTTGCACTCGTCCTGCCTTGGGACTGGCACGGGGCCTTCTGCAACCCCTGGTCCAAGAGGAACAGGCCCCAAactgccttatcctgagtcaggCCCTTGGTCTTGATAGCTGAGCGTTgccaagcactgactggcagcattgCTCCAGGGTGCCAGGCAGGGGGTATATCCCAGGCAGGCCTCCCTGGAATTGTGCCAGGGATTGGACAGGGCAGGGCgtctgagaggagttttatcagggggtacaaagtttcttttgggcccctttccttctccattggatcataatttctacaaattacaattacttttgcgacactcttgggacggcgcaagggacttgcaccccATAATTTTATATGCAATCCTAAGGGagagttgggccagtgcaagtcccttgtgccggctcaagagtgttgcaaaagtgccgtaaagcacttttgcaccactttgAAGGAAGTTAGGCCAGcgcatggatgtgcactggcctctccGTGCTGCCGTGAGCCCTGGAGGATGGGTGAGTTGCGCCGGCCGAGCTCGGTTCGTGCAGGGgtcggggtgtgtgtggggagaaggagggagggaggtgttccggggtggggggagggtgggcggtgggcattcctgggggcgggcGAGCGAGGAGTGGGAGGCCAGGCTGGGACGATCCCTGGGCGGGCACGGAGCAGCCTCTGGTGctgttctgctcggatctgcaccacctcctgcggTGGCTCAGatgcaagtagacccattgatATGGGGTCAGGGGAAGCAATTCTCCTTGCCGTGAGCTGTGCTGCCTTTGGCCCCAAACGtgcactgggtacagcgcaggcACACCAGCCGACCTGCCTGTTGCCAGCACAAGTCGGGATTGGGCTGTTCGCAgctttacacaaaatgtgaatgccagtcttcacacaagTAGAGGCGTACATTTTCTGAAAACCCACCAaagcccctcctttggctctcagCCCCCCTCTTTtcaccccaggcccaggtatgaTGAGGCCCTCGCTCATGAGCCCTGGGGAGaccagaaaatgtaagatcccaggaaattctcaggccccctttttgacgccaggcctgggtacaatttacccctcaTGGGCTCTGGGACTGGGGACTTTCTGCACGCACAGCTGAGCCGTGGCCCGTCTTCCTTCCTGATAAGCACGTTTTAAACCATGAGAACAGGCACCTCCAGTGCTTCCCCTCCAGAGGAAATGCTCTTCTCATGCATCAGTCAGAACTGCCCGTTGTGCAAAAGGAAGCGGGGAAGGAAAGCAGTTGGACTGTCAAAGCCCTGCGTTTGCATGCAGTGGGGTGAGCCCATCTGGGAAGCCTGGGACACCCTGGAGAAAGGCTGAGGCCACCATCTTTGTTTCCCAACAAACGGCCCCCCCCCGGCGCTGCGTGCCTGGGGCACTGTGCAGAGCAAAGGTGGAGTGGCCACCATCAGCACAGCCCCTCCTCCAGGCCCAGCATTGTTCAAGTGAGGGGCTCCACCAACCCAGCTGCCCCAGCAGCTCCCCAAGGATGCCACGTAGGGGTGCCGGGCCTGGATGTCGGCATCACTAAACAGCCTCTTAGAGGGGCACACAAAACAGTCGTTCCCAAAAGCCAGCCCTGGGACCACGTCCGAGTCTCTCACTGTCAACCGGATGGTGTTCTAGCCCAGTGGGAAGAAGTCGCAGTGTGTAGCGAGCGACTTGGCGGGCACCAAAGCCTGGGGTTAGATCTGCCGGCCTTTCATCCCTGCCTTTGACCACAGATCCTGCTATCCAACATGGAGAGTGAGCTGGCCAGTGTCAAGGCCTCGTACACCATCTCGGACTTGGTGAGGACGCCAGCCATCCGGCACATCTTCTGCTGCCTCTCTGTGGTGTGGTGAGTTGACCTCCTGTCTCTGCATCCGCTTCCAAGCATCGTTTCCCACCTTCCGACCCCAGTTAAAGGATCAGCCGCACAGCAGCGCGTTCGTGTTGGAACCTCTCTGAGCCGCCAGGTCGCTTGCCAAGCTTTCGGGAGTGCTTTGGAACATCTGCACCAACCCCTTGCAAAGGTTCACGCTTTTGCGAGCCTTCTCTGGAAATGTCTGCAAAAGTTCGAGCCCGTTTCAAGCGACACGCTGGGGTTCTCGTGcatcccttccttctcccctgTTGAATCCAGGGAATGGGGGGAAGCAACAGAGGAGGAGGCGGGCACCCGTCTAGGGAAAGGAACTGGCACTGGGTGCACAGCCTCGAGTGCCAGGAGGTTTTGGCCTGACGCTAAAGGCCTAAAGAGATGTTGTTGGTTCCTAGCAGTGGAAACAAAAtgttcacacaaacacaccctgCGATCCCAAACTGACTCTCGTGTCCTCTTGAGCCCTGTCTTGTGTCCTCCGTCCTTGCAGGTTCTCCACCAGCTTCTCCTACTACGGGCTGGCCATGGACCTCCAGAATTTTGGGGTCAGCATCTACCTCCTTCAGTTGATCTTTGGAGCTGtagacattccagccaaagtgaTCGGAACCATCACCATGAGCTACATTGGGCGGAAGGTCAGCCTGGCATCCTTCCTCATCGTGTCCGGCCtcgtcatcatcatcaacatcttTGTGCCGACAGGTGAGTCTTGGCCCAGTTGCCCTCAGGTCTTATAGATGATcttatggaggcctccagccAGAGACTGCTGAGATAGAAGGTCCAAACGAACAGCACAGACATCCTGCCTTCCACTGCGCGTGGCCTCCCTAAAGCCAggcactggcacaagtccgtaTCCTGCCCTCGCAGCCTGTTTAAAATCCTGTGGCAGGCATTTGCTCTGTGGGATGCCATAATTGTTGTGTGTTTTCCAGACTCTTCTCATGTAAACAGTCCTTGGGTCCTAAATCTCGCACTGTGCTCTGTGATGGTTCATTCACACGGACACTTCTGCAAAGCAACCCTGGAGGAGAGAATGGCTCGGGGTGGAGTGGGAGAAATCTCCTCGCCAGGCGATGTGTCCAAGTCATGCCGAGTTGGTCTCTCTTTCCCCAGAGCTGCAGGGAGTGCGGACAGCGCTGGCTGTCATTGGGAAGGGGTGTCTTTCGGCAGCCTTCAACTGTGTCTTCCTCTTCACCACAGAGCTCTACCCCACACCCATCAGGTGAGGAGCCCCTTGCAAGCACTCTTCCTGCTCCAGAGGCTACAGAAGCAAAGCGGGTGCTTGAGCATGGAGGGCAAACCAGGCGGATCAGTTCTCGCACTGACCGCTTGGCACAGCAGTGCCCGCAGGGTCCTGCAGATCTCCCTTGCTGACACCCCTTCTCCATCCCAGGCAGACCGGCCTTGGCTTTGGCAGCACAATGGCTCGGGTCGGTGGCATCGTCTCCCCGCTGGCAAAGATGATGGAGGACTACTACTCCTTCCTCCCTCCGGCCGTGTACGGAGTGGTCCCCATTGTGTCAGGCATCACCGCCTGCTTCCTGCCAGAGACACTGAACATCCCGCTGCCAGACACCGTTGAGGAAGTGGAGCTCAGGTGAGTGCCATTGGAAGGGAAGCTGTCGACTCGATGTTGTCGGGGCTGTGGGCAGCCTGGCCTCACTGGGACTGGTGAAGCACCAAGAGCTTCCTACCCATTGAAACCGACAAAGCCAGGGTGCAACTGGAGAACAGGCAGATTTCTCCTGTCCCGGAAGGTTCCGGAGGTTGCATGCAGGACCTCTGCTGAGTGCAGCAGAATCAAGGTGTAGATGAAGCAGGATAGATACGTGCCGCTTATTGATAAAAGCTGTTCTCCAAGCAGCTGCTGTAGCAAAAGGAACCAGAAGACGATTCCCTGACCCAAAGGGGCTCTCCATTCGGGGCGCATGAGCCCCACCCCCAGTATTTGGTTTGCAGCAGGTGAGGTGGAGAAGGCAGTGGTGAGCAGAGACTGGCTGCAGCGAGACCCGGGTCCAGacaccctccctgctccccacgtCCTTGAGAGGAGCCACTCTTGGAGTTCCGATTCTGGTTCTGTTGGGCAAAGTCAAAAGCAGCGGAACCAGGATGGACCCTGGTGGGGAAGCCAGGATgaggcctgaggagagggaagccggggggcaaaatccccagggcctgggCCTCCAGACCTGACAAAACAAACTGTACAATACAAAACAAATGTATGACAAAATAGAGGTGGGTACCACAGCTGCAGTCTGTCCGGGGCAGCATTTCCAcaacagctttaatccacttccaGTGCATTTAGGAAGGGGGCCCCAATCAGGCATCTCATCCTGGACCCAAGGCCAGCTGTCAGCAGCCCTGAGCAGGAGCTGGACTGGCTTCCCAGATCCCAGCACGGATCTGACTGTTTGGACTTGAAATACAAGCTGCACAGTAACCTGAGAGAGAAGCCTGTGGATTCGGAGCAAGAGATGTTGGACagagtgaggagggaggggagagaaaggagcaggACTTCGCCAGCACTCACTGCTGCATCTTTCCTGCCAGGTTCcggaagaagaaggagggaatGTCTGCAGTGGCCCAAGAGAAGATTCTGCTCCACAGCCAGGAGAAAGCCTTCTTCAAAGAGGCCTGCTGACCCACACAAGTCTCCGCACCCCTTCTGGCCCATTGACTGAGACTGGAAGGGAGGCTCTCCAAATCCACCACTTACTGCTTCTTTAGTACCCACCCAGCAATCACCTGACAAAGGGGAGGAACCGCGAGAGGAAGAAGAGGCACATGCTCTGGACATGCTTAAGGCACCAGGGAAAATAGAAAATGAAGAAAAGCACTTTATTTAGTTTACTTCTTGCTCTTTTCCAGTATCAAGCCAGAGCCCCAAGTTTAAGGGTGTCACAAGCAAAGCTGAATGGGAGACAGGCTTTCCTGATTTCCAAAACCTGGTTTGCAAGGCCAGGCAACCTCAGTGCATAATACCAAAGATGGGAGTGCcactaagcatgtgcagagtgcatttcctcaCCATTGAGTAGCCACAACAGGGATGGTGTCCTCTTTACAGAACACAGCCAAGGCTGCACTAATTTCAACCCAGTGATAAGCTTCCATTGGCCTCTCTAAGTCAGTTTGTATTGATTGACAGGTTCTGCCAGAGGTTTTGTTTGGGGGGGAGTTTGATGTTTCTCATTGGCTGCTGACGGCCAATGAGATGAGGGTGCAGGGGCTAAATTGTACCTGGTCCCAGGGCCAAATACGGAACCccggagccaaaagaggggggctgaaaatttcctgggatcttacattttccagtctcaccaggACCCATGAGAAGAGTGTGCAGGGGGTACGTCATACCTGGGCCCAAGTAAAGCGGTCCTGGGAGCCAACGAAGAgggaccagaaatttcctgggagctCAGAAAATGGTtgcatgtattgtgtgaagacttCCACCCACATTTGGTGTAAGCCTACTCAGTTTTCTATATCGTGAttcgtagaaattatgatccagtgcaGAAGGGAAGGGGTCCAAGAGAAACTTTGCGctacctgataaaattcctctcagaggccctgctgctgcCTAAGATCTTTTGGAACAGAAGGCCAGGAACAGAGGGGGCCAAGAGGAAGCCTACAGCAGGATGGCAATTACAATGAGCAGACTCTTGGATTGTGCGTGAAGAGGAATCTGATCTTGTAGTAAGAAGTTCCCAGTACACCTGAGATGGTGCCTGTTCTCCGATGCTTCATCTGTGGTGGTGGGCAGCTCTTccagaggacagagagtggggCCAGCAACCCAAGACAGAGGCTGAGCAGTGAACCAAGTGCCACCTCCACGttcactgcttcttctccttAGCAGATTCAAAAGGTAGAGGGAAATACCAGAGAGAACAGGAGAGAAGAATGGTAGGCTCGAGCGCTGGattcaaaagaaagaggggattggagaagaggaagtgtggaggagagtggtaggctagaagaCACTCCTTCGCACTTCCTGTTTACACCATTCCCCTTTTTCAAATTTTGGGAGCGAAGGAGGCGGAGCAGGGGAGAAGCCGGAAAGAGAAGACTTCCGTTTGCCGCAGTCCCAGGTGTCACTTCAGAGCTGACCCCAAAAAGCCCATTTCCAAGCTCTCACAGAAACGAGGCCAAACCGTGATCAGGTTCATTAATTAACAATCAGCTCCTTTCAGGAAATTCACAGCAGtcctggggccgggggggggggtccattcgaGGCTGAAACAGTTTCCTTGTGTCATTCCTAGTCCCTGAAAGCTtattcccctccccacaaaggCAAGCGTCTGACTATCCTTCTAACCGTGTCCAGATCAGATGACTGTTTTAGTTTCCGGATATTTTTTCAGTGGTGAGAACAGTGGATCAAAAACATCTCAAGTGCTTTTGATTTATTCACTTTTCTGTACTTGcctcccctgttcctccttggattggaaaggggaacagagaggaagagcaagtgtggaggaggaggagaggatctCCAAATGTAGGCCATCTCCAAAGAATGCGGTTCTCTATGTCTGTCGTAGACATATCCATGCCTGACAATCACGCCCAAGTCTTTGCATAGTTAGGCTGATGTCCTCAAGAACCtacgaagagccctgctggattaggcccagggcccatctagtccagcttcctgtatcttgcagtggcccaccagatgcctcagggagcacccaagtcAACAAAatacctgttgccactccctcacATCCAGCACTCAGAGatcagcctacttctaaaacctgtgatgggcttttcttccatctctctgtccaattccctttttaaattccctttaaaggccagatgccatcaccgcatcctgtggcaaggagttccccagatctctatcatagaatcatagagttggaagggacctaataaatcatctagtccaaccccctgcctttgcaggaaaccctcttagagcatctccagcaggtgcttgtcgagccttgcttgaagatctccagtgagggagagtccactgcCTCTCTCGTCAATCTGTTCCACcccaaactgccctgaccatcaggaatttttcctctcttgcagttGTACCCACTGgctctagttctgctttcagagacagctgagaataaattattcctcTTCCGTATgacaggtatttgaagagagctctcagatcccctctcagccaggctgaacatgcccagttccctcagcctttcctcgcagggcttgtcctccagcccctgatcatccttgtcgctctcctctgaccctgctccagtttggctgcatctttcttcaaGCCCAGACAATCTCTGATGCCTCCTGTAGAATACGCACCCTGTTCAAGAGATCCCAAGACTCACCTGCTTTCAACATCAATCCACAATTTACAGAACCCTCAGCTTGTAAACATCTTGAGAGTAGGAGCAAATACAACGAGCCTGCAGTACAGTTGTGAAGTTGCATTATGGATTTGGGGCTATGGTTGTGAATGTCATCTGCTTTCTGACTTTTGTGAAAGTCAGCTGCTTTCTCTCATGTggagcactggctggcagcaacaGAAACTATCAGGCAAAGAATTAACAATCAaagatgcattattattattaaaaaaatttgTGTGCTGCTTCTCAACAAATAGTTCGCCAAGCAAAATGTGAGCATGTAAATAATCTTGACCTGCTTGGAAGATCCTGCTACACCCATCAGCTGCTTCCGAGTCAGACTTTTTTTCTGTCTAATCCAGCATTGTCACCccggactggcagcagctctaagGATTTCAGAAAAGGCATTTTCTCTGCCCGACCTGAGATGCTTCCTGGAGATGTTCCCGGGGATCATTCTCACCCCTCAATGACACTTTCCGATAGGGCTTTACACTCCATCACAGGATTGCGTGTGAGTGATCcctcttgaaaaggggattggggaGCCCTGGAAAAGCCATCCCTGAAACCTGTAAAAAGGGAGGGGCTTCCCAAATGGCTGCTCTTCAGTGCCATTTTCTCGGCTCGGTGAGAGGAAACCACCCTAACCAAACAGGGACCCCAACATAGCGAAGAAGTCATGGGAAGAAGGAGCCTGACGTTGCCAGGGAGTGATTTCATGGCCCATTCTTGCTCTTCACTGCTGGTGGACAGGGATGGCACCCGACTGCCGGAACTCCCTTACTCTGTCccacccaatgggtctcctctagcTCAGTGGAGCCTCTGGCATGCATGCAAATCatctcaggttcagtccccagcatttCCAGGTAGAAAAACTGTTAATTCTGAAACCCTGAGAGCTGCGGCCATTGGAGGTGGTGCCAGAGAAATGAGAGGTTGAATGCAGTGCCAGGTCTGGGAAGGTTGAAGGCCACCCTGTAGCCGCTGGGCTTGGCTGGTGGAAAGTGCTGTGTTGCTCTTTCATGGAAAAGAGTGAGAGGGCAAAACGAAAGAGTGAGACACCGTTAACTGTTGCGATTCCTGGAACTTCTTTCTTGGCAAGGAGTCTGGCTCCCTGCCCTGTCCCTCCGGGCTCACTCCAGAGATTCCTCTGGTACCCGCACACTTCGAGTCACTGCTGCAAATCGTTTGCCGTTCTCTCCTGTGTCCTCACTCACTCTGAAGACAAATCTGTCAAAAATTGTGGTCATGATGTGCCTGCTCCCTTGTGGGCACTGAAGAGATCCGAGGAACAGATCTGAGCAAGGCTGTCTTCACTAAGGGAACAACTGCAGAACTGGGAGCCCTGAGATCAAGAGTTGGCGAAGCACAGCCAGGCAACACATCTGGGAACCAACACTAGGTTTGCAATGGAAAAGGCGGAGGTGAGGCCGACTGAGGTGATTGCCTCAGGTAGAAGGTGAAGACAAAgcacccacctccacctgcccacttGGCTCCCCAGATGCTCTTCCCGCACTCTGGGTTGGAAGAGAgaggatggaatggaagaggaagcgGAGAGGAGAGGAGTAAGTGCCAGAGCTGGAGGGGCAAGCTGGAGATGTTCAAGTCCActgctctccctcctccacacttcctcaccTGCTCTGAGTGAAATCCTATTGGGATGGTAGTGGCTACAGggctgttcttttccctctcacacaacaccagagtcAGGGGACACCCTCCGTTTCAGGAGCAGACAAAAGGAGATTTTTCTTTATCcacgtgtaattaatctgtggaattccttgccacaggatgtggtgttggcacctGGCCGAGGTGCCTttcaaaagggggttggacagaatgatgaagtccattacaggttacaagccaggatgacTGTtagcaacctctgggttttagaggaagCTGGAAGCTGATCTCctactgccagatgcaagggagtggcaccttGATGCAGgtagcttgttgtcttgtgtgctccctgaggcacctggtgggctactgtgagatacaggaagctggacaggatgggccagtggggggggggggctcttaaGTTCTAATGATGGGTTTGCAGTTGATGTAATGCTGATGGAgtggaggcaggagagagagagagagagaagggtcaagcaaagggggaggcagagggagagctGTGCAGGGGGGATTAGGGAGGGAACACTGCAtgagagaaggagggggagaagccCGTTCTGTGCTGCGAGAGAGTGGAACAGAGAAGGCGCTTCTTTCGTGAAGGAAGCCAGAGGGTACGTAGAAGAGCCTCTGCCGCAGGACACAAGGGCCAGACGGGGAGGGTCTTGGGGGGCAAGAGGTGCAGCACCCGTCAGGGAAGTCTTGCTTTGCAGTCCTCCCCTCCAAATGAAGATGCCGCTTTCCAACCAAAGGTAGTTCATGAAGCAGTTTGCAGGGCTTCCTGCTGTGCATCCCAAATCACTTGCTGAAGCCTCTCTTAGGATGACCCCTCAGGGTCATCACCACTTTTTTCACCCCCCAACCAGCCTTCCCTCAGGTCTTGTCTGCAGCCCCCAAGCAAAGCAGCCATGTTCAGCTCCACACTAGCACTAGCTCAGGACCACCTGGGTCAGTCCCAAACAAAGTTAATAATTCCTGCCGCCTGGCCACTTTCATTTGGAGCCCGGAAGAACTTCACCCTTAACTCTGCCCTGAGCTGCCCTCTCTGATAAGCTCCCTTCACCCCTTCCTCTTTCAGGGTCTGCTGTTACACTTTAACCAAGAGACCTGCAGCGGGCCTTTATATCCCACCCCAGGGGCTGTTTCAACCCCCAGATGGGCTGGAGGACAAGACCAATGAGAGAGAGGTTGAAATAAAGCCCCACCCTGACCTGCGTCCCTTTTTAGAGGGTCTTGGCAAAGGGCCTTCTCCTCTGGGAAGAGCTACACCCCACAACCAGAGAACCAGACTTGATGGTTTTCCATGGGTGGTTTTTGGCAATTCCACTGATGCAACCAGATTCTGGTTGGAAGGCAGACCCCAGAATTTGTCTTAGTGGCAAGTGGATGGCTTGTTCTGATAGTCGGGCTTCTTCTGACTGTGATGGAGCATTGAAGGCTCTTGGCCTTCTCCCAGTAGGCAGATCTGTCCTGCTGGAGCACCCTTAAGCTGACTGGAATTGGACTGCTTGGCAGGATGAGTTTCACCGAGGTCTTAGAACGCGTTGGCAGCCTGGGACGCTTCCAGATCATCTTCGTGATGATGCTGGCCATGCCCATCTTCATGATGGCCAGCCACATGGTCTTGCAGAACTTCACGGCAGCCACCCCCAGCCACCACTGCCAACTCCGGTCGAACGACACTCGCGGGAACTGGAGCGTGGAAGGAGAGGAGTTCCTCAAACTCGTCATACCTGTGGATGGGAAGCAGCAGCTGGACCAGTGTCACCGCTTTGCCGCCATCCAATGGGGGCTCTTGGACCCCAACACCACAAAGGGGAACAGCACCAAGATGGAGACAGAGCCCTGCAGCGATGGGTGGGTGTACGACAGGAGCGTCTTCCCCAACACCATCGTCACTGAGGTGAGAGCAACAGGTAACTCTGTTCTAGTCCAGAGGTGGGCAAGAGGAGTCCATTCCAGCCATCTGACCGCTCCCCATGTGTCAGTTCCAAGCCCCCCCTCGCCATGGAGCATTCCCTcatgttttgcccctcccctgctcctcaTCCATCTGATCCCACACTAGCGGCCAAcgttttggaaaatttgtatttatgaataataccatcatgttctatatcactGGAAAGGGGCTTTCATGcggaatgtaatgaaataaaccaggttgaattatctgtattctatcaaatgttatggccaattaaccagacaGAGAAAACACAGCTGTTTTATGTAACTGTTGCCCCACTGCCGGTCCAGAGCCAGAAGGCAATCCCAGGACCTGGGTCAGCCACCCAGCTGCCAACAACCAGGGCTCCCACAGGGAagggccaccccccacccccagcagcaaGCCCCAGAGGCCCTGAGAGCTACATCCCTCTAAGCCACCCCCATGGTGCTGGGGCCATGTGCACAAGTGCCATCTGCAGGACACCTTCCCCCCCGGCAGCACGGCCCCTTTGGATCTCCAACCCAAGGGAGGATCCAGCCAAATGACATACCTGATCTGAGGCACAACTGGACTCCTGACTCACCCAACTGAC
It contains:
- the LOC136635103 gene encoding solute carrier family 22 member 6-A-like; the protein is MTFAEFLEQVGGMGRFQYVQTLLLTIPVLLMASHNLLQNFTAAIPGHHCRIHIATNTTGGYPNATHLLGAEDLLRVAIPTNSRQQPEKCLRFVYAQWHLLNHTEANEANKTKMDTEPCADGWVYDRTTYSSTIITEWDLVCDLRKLREMAQSIYMTGVLLGALVLGGLADRFGRKAIIMWSFLQMAVTGSCAAFSPNYVSFCIFRFLSGMALSGFGLSIACLIVEWIPTQFRTITIAFTGFAYTAGQILLAGVSYSVRDWRWLQLAVSAPFFLFLLYSWWFAESARWLLLSKKADRAVPILQRVARINGKEEAGAQITAEILLSNMESELASVKASYTISDLVRTPAIRHIFCCLSVVWFSTSFSYYGLAMDLQNFGVSIYLLQLIFGAVDIPAKVIGTITMSYIGRKVSLASFLIVSGLVIIINIFVPTELQGVRTALAVIGKGCLSAAFNCVFLFTTELYPTPIRQTGLGFGSTMARVGGIVSPLAKMMEDYYSFLPPAVYGVVPIVSGITACFLPETLNIPLPDTVEEVEEEW